Proteins encoded together in one Betaproteobacteria bacterium window:
- the glgB gene encoding 1,4-alpha-glucan branching protein GlgB has product MINPTLTGSHSQLLSALLSARLHDPYAYLGPHPEAHGWTVRIFNPHAQECWLHLTHGIARAERVHPSGLFAWHGEQAPPKLYRIGFTEGSGVRETHDPYAFPPRLPGNDLHLFNEGRLLQAYRTLGAHVEERDGVRGTRFACWAPNAERVSVVGDFNLWDGRVHGMGVHGASGVWEIFIPGLSGGELYRFELRNRATGEVLKKSDPYAQEYERRPNTASRVRPPSVHIWNDASWLEKRAELDWLHAPCNIYEVHLGSWKRHPDGRFYSYRELEADLVPYVARMGYTHVEFMPLTEHPLDESWGYQTTGYFAATSRYGNPDDLKALIDAFHQAGIGVIMDWVPAHFPTDDWALARFDGTALYEHEDPRRGMHRDWGTHIFNYGRNEVRSLLLSSAHYWLREFHADGLRVDAVASMLYLDYSRQPGDWLPNRHGGRENIEAIELLRQLNVMVHEEFPGALTIAEESTAWPMVSRPTYVGGLGFSMKWNMGWMNDTLAYFKLDPIYRRCHHNQLTFGQVYAYTENFLLPLSHDEVVHGKGSLISKMRGDTWQQFAHVRLLLASQCAAPGKKLNFMGNELAQGREWRESWELEWGQLGVRWHQGVQDLARDLNHLYRGKKALHDQDFEQDGFEWIDCHDADHSTLCFIRRARDGSLVVVVLNHTPVPRQNYRIGLPKSGNYREIFNSDSHYYRGSNTGNAGVIRAEPLPWMGQPHSAAITLPPLAGIFLEPEDL; this is encoded by the coding sequence ATGATTAACCCAACTCTCACCGGCTCCCACTCCCAGCTTCTTAGCGCCCTATTGAGCGCCCGGCTGCATGACCCCTACGCCTACCTGGGTCCGCACCCGGAGGCTCATGGCTGGACGGTGCGTATCTTCAACCCCCACGCCCAGGAGTGCTGGCTGCATTTGACCCACGGCATCGCGCGCGCCGAACGAGTCCATCCTAGCGGGCTATTCGCATGGCATGGGGAGCAAGCGCCGCCCAAGCTCTATCGTATCGGATTCACGGAAGGATCGGGGGTCCGCGAAACCCACGATCCCTACGCTTTCCCGCCCCGCCTGCCCGGAAACGACCTGCATCTTTTCAACGAAGGCCGGTTGCTCCAAGCCTACCGAACCCTGGGCGCCCATGTAGAAGAACGCGACGGTGTACGAGGAACGCGCTTCGCCTGCTGGGCCCCCAACGCCGAGCGTGTAAGCGTGGTGGGGGACTTCAACCTCTGGGATGGCCGCGTGCATGGCATGGGCGTGCACGGCGCAAGTGGCGTATGGGAGATCTTCATTCCGGGCTTGAGCGGCGGAGAACTGTACCGATTCGAGTTGCGCAACCGCGCCACCGGCGAGGTGCTGAAGAAATCCGACCCCTACGCCCAGGAATACGAGCGGCGGCCCAACACCGCGAGCCGCGTTCGCCCGCCTAGCGTCCACATATGGAACGATGCTTCGTGGCTGGAAAAGCGTGCCGAGCTCGATTGGTTACATGCGCCCTGCAACATTTACGAAGTGCATCTGGGCTCCTGGAAGCGCCATCCCGATGGCCGCTTCTACTCCTACCGGGAGTTGGAGGCGGACTTGGTGCCATACGTCGCGCGCATGGGTTACACCCACGTGGAGTTCATGCCCCTGACCGAACATCCCCTGGACGAATCCTGGGGATACCAAACCACGGGGTATTTCGCCGCCACCAGCCGTTACGGCAACCCCGATGATCTCAAGGCCTTGATCGATGCCTTCCACCAAGCGGGGATAGGGGTCATCATGGATTGGGTGCCGGCGCATTTTCCCACCGACGACTGGGCGCTGGCGCGCTTCGACGGGACTGCCCTCTACGAGCATGAAGATCCCCGCCGTGGCATGCACCGCGATTGGGGGACGCACATCTTCAATTACGGGCGCAACGAAGTGCGCAGCTTACTGCTCTCCAGCGCGCACTATTGGCTCCGCGAATTTCACGCCGACGGCCTGCGCGTGGATGCCGTGGCTTCCATGCTCTATCTGGATTACTCGCGCCAACCCGGCGACTGGCTGCCCAACCGCCATGGCGGCCGCGAAAATATCGAGGCCATCGAACTCCTGCGCCAGCTCAACGTGATGGTGCACGAGGAGTTTCCAGGGGCACTGACCATCGCGGAAGAATCCACCGCGTGGCCCATGGTATCGCGCCCCACTTACGTCGGTGGTCTGGGTTTCTCCATGAAATGGAACATGGGCTGGATGAACGACACGCTTGCCTATTTCAAACTCGATCCCATCTACCGGCGCTGCCACCACAACCAGCTTACCTTTGGCCAGGTCTACGCCTACACGGAGAATTTTCTGCTCCCCTTGTCACATGATGAAGTGGTGCACGGAAAGGGTTCGCTCATCAGCAAGATGCGCGGAGACACCTGGCAACAGTTCGCCCATGTGCGTTTGTTGCTCGCCTCGCAATGCGCCGCGCCTGGCAAGAAACTCAACTTCATGGGAAACGAACTCGCCCAAGGCCGCGAGTGGCGCGAGAGCTGGGAACTGGAATGGGGGCAGCTCGGGGTACGCTGGCACCAAGGCGTGCAAGACTTGGCGAGGGATCTCAACCATCTCTACCGTGGCAAGAAGGCCTTACACGACCAGGACTTCGAGCAAGACGGTTTCGAGTGGATCGATTGCCACGACGCCGATCATTCCACGCTGTGCTTCATCCGGCGCGCCCGCGACGGTTCGTTGGTCGTGGTAGTGCTCAATCACACCCCTGTCCCGCGCCAGAACTACCGCATCGGATTACCGAAGAGCGGCAACTACCGGGAAATTTTCAACAGCGACTCTCACTACTACCGCGGCTCCAACACCGGCAACGCGGGTGTCATCCGCGCCGAGCCCTTACCTTGGATGGGCCAGCCGCATTCGGCCGCCATTACTCTGCCGCCCCTGGCCGGCATTTTTCTCGAACCTGAAGACTTATGA
- the glgA gene encoding glycogen synthase GlgA, translated as MIPSAHDKLSVLFVTSEVAPLIKTGGLADVSASLPVALMHSGADIRVLVPGYPSVIEGIKSKGRLTSFPSIGELPQCQLLAGKLPNGVPALIVDSTLFNRPGGPYNDANGKDWPDNDLRFGLLSYLGAVLSSSASPISWRPKVVHCNDWQSGLTPAYLQFIPGEKARTVMTIHNLAYQGIFPPVAVSRLGLPPSCFNPEGVEYYGNMSFLKAGLQYAARITTVSPAYAKEIQEEELGFGMQGLLRHRSHLITGILNGIDTDAWDPEGDPYIERYFNAARLPAKLDNKRALQKRMGLAAEDEMPIIGVISRLTYQKGTDVFLSVAEELAASPAQLAILGSGDTGMQDALQDLARAHPGRIAVQIGYDEGLSHQIEAGADLFLMPSRFEPCGLNQMYSQRYGTVPVVNATGGLKDSVVDAVPETMSDKTATGFFFNGVTREALIAATKRALTTYKNKKAWRQIQKAGMVKDFSWEASAASYIDLYRQLAG; from the coding sequence ATGATTCCCTCAGCTCACGACAAACTCAGCGTACTTTTCGTTACCTCCGAGGTGGCCCCTCTCATCAAGACCGGCGGCTTGGCCGACGTGAGCGCCTCGCTTCCCGTGGCACTCATGCACTCCGGCGCCGATATTCGCGTGTTGGTACCGGGCTACCCCTCCGTCATCGAAGGGATAAAATCGAAGGGGCGATTGACATCGTTTCCTTCCATCGGCGAGTTGCCCCAGTGCCAGTTGCTCGCGGGCAAGCTGCCAAATGGCGTCCCGGCACTCATCGTCGATAGCACGTTGTTCAACCGCCCTGGTGGCCCCTACAACGACGCCAACGGCAAGGATTGGCCGGACAATGATCTGCGCTTCGGTTTGCTCTCCTACCTTGGCGCGGTGCTCTCGAGCAGCGCCTCGCCCATCTCGTGGCGGCCCAAGGTCGTGCACTGCAACGATTGGCAATCGGGATTAACGCCGGCCTATCTGCAATTCATTCCAGGTGAGAAGGCGCGCACCGTCATGACCATCCATAACCTCGCCTACCAAGGCATCTTCCCGCCGGTGGCCGTTAGCCGCCTGGGGTTACCACCCTCTTGCTTCAATCCTGAAGGGGTGGAGTACTACGGCAACATGTCCTTCCTCAAGGCGGGGCTGCAATACGCCGCGCGCATCACCACGGTGAGCCCGGCTTACGCGAAGGAGATTCAGGAGGAAGAGTTGGGCTTTGGCATGCAAGGGCTGCTGCGCCATCGCAGCCACCTCATCACCGGCATATTGAATGGCATCGACACGGATGCCTGGGACCCGGAGGGCGACCCTTACATCGAACGCTATTTCAACGCCGCGCGACTGCCCGCCAAGCTGGATAACAAGCGCGCCCTACAAAAGCGCATGGGCCTCGCCGCCGAAGACGAAATGCCCATCATCGGGGTGATCAGCCGCCTCACCTACCAGAAGGGGACGGACGTGTTCCTTTCGGTGGCCGAGGAATTGGCCGCCTCCCCCGCCCAACTCGCCATTCTGGGTAGCGGCGATACGGGGATGCAAGACGCGTTGCAAGACCTGGCACGAGCGCATCCTGGCCGCATTGCCGTGCAGATCGGTTACGACGAAGGGCTCTCCCATCAGATCGAAGCCGGCGCGGACTTATTTCTAATGCCCTCGCGCTTCGAGCCTTGCGGCTTGAACCAGATGTACAGCCAGCGCTACGGCACCGTGCCCGTGGTCAATGCCACGGGGGGCCTGAAGGATTCCGTGGTGGATGCGGTGCCCGAGACCATGAGCGATAAGACGGCCACCGGATTCTTTTTCAATGGCGTGACCCGCGAGGCGCTCATCGCCGCCACCAAGCGCGCGCTCACCACCTACAAGAACAAGAAGGCGTGGCGCCAGATTCAAAAGGCGGGGATGGTGAAGGACTTCAGTTGGGAAGCCAGCGCCGCCAGCTATATCGATCTGTACCGCCAATTGGCGGGCTAG
- a CDS encoding DUF2088 domain-containing protein, which produces MIGDRIEVNIAGGLDIPLPRMVHVRQKFKMTKLDSVSKTVAEQFKRADVRAKVKPGMSIAVGVGSRGVNNIAESTKAVVAELIALGAKPFIFPAMGSHGGATPEGQREVLEGYGVTEKFVGCPLHCQMDVTEIGKLASGMPIYMDKLAAAADGVVVIPRIKPHTNFRAPIESGIVKMLTIGMGKIIGATELHTQGMDRFGELLPEAARLIMAKKNILFGVAMVENAADETAIIEIVTSEQIFEREPVLQAKAKEFMPCLQFDEIDVLVVEKIGKNISGSGMDPNITGRNCRFVEWNMKPNVKKIAVLGLTPETHGNATGLGAADVITMRLYKDIDIAKTYANIITSTYLDGGCIPMIMNTDADAISLAVKTVVRVEPKDCKIVRIPNTLQVVDIHVSEAMLPYIRQHPEQFEIIGEPEPMKFDAKGTLYPMLGRLHETAHA; this is translated from the coding sequence ATGATCGGAGATCGCATCGAAGTAAACATCGCAGGCGGGCTGGATATTCCTTTACCTCGCATGGTGCATGTACGCCAGAAATTCAAGATGACCAAGCTCGACAGCGTGAGCAAGACCGTGGCCGAGCAATTCAAGCGCGCGGATGTGCGCGCCAAGGTCAAGCCCGGCATGAGCATCGCCGTGGGCGTGGGCAGCCGGGGCGTGAACAACATCGCGGAAAGCACCAAGGCCGTCGTCGCCGAATTGATAGCCCTGGGCGCCAAACCCTTCATCTTCCCCGCCATGGGAAGCCACGGTGGCGCGACACCGGAAGGCCAGCGCGAAGTGCTGGAAGGCTACGGCGTCACCGAGAAGTTCGTGGGCTGCCCGCTTCACTGCCAAATGGACGTGACTGAAATCGGCAAGCTGGCCAGCGGCATGCCCATATACATGGACAAACTCGCCGCCGCGGCCGATGGCGTGGTGGTCATTCCGCGCATCAAACCCCATACGAATTTCCGAGCACCCATCGAATCGGGCATCGTCAAAATGCTCACCATCGGCATGGGCAAGATCATCGGCGCGACGGAATTGCACACCCAGGGCATGGACAGGTTCGGCGAATTGCTGCCCGAGGCCGCCAGGCTCATCATGGCCAAGAAGAACATTCTGTTCGGCGTGGCCATGGTGGAAAACGCGGCCGATGAAACCGCCATCATCGAAATCGTAACTTCCGAGCAGATTTTCGAGCGCGAGCCCGTGCTGCAAGCCAAGGCCAAGGAGTTCATGCCGTGCCTGCAGTTCGACGAAATCGACGTGCTGGTCGTGGAGAAAATCGGCAAGAACATTTCCGGTTCCGGCATGGACCCCAACATCACCGGGCGCAATTGCCGCTTCGTCGAATGGAACATGAAGCCGAACGTGAAGAAGATCGCGGTGCTGGGTCTGACCCCTGAAACCCACGGCAACGCCACGGGCTTGGGCGCTGCCGATGTCATCACCATGCGCTTGTACAAAGACATCGATATCGCCAAGACCTACGCCAATATCATTACTTCCACCTATCTTGATGGTGGTTGCATCCCCATGATAATGAACACCGACGCGGACGCGATCAGCCTTGCCGTGAAGACCGTGGTCAGGGTGGAGCCGAAGGACTGCAAGATCGTACGCATCCCTAACACCTTGCAGGTGGTGGACATTCATGTGTCCGAGGCCATGCTCCCCTACATTCGCCAGCATCCGGAACAATTCGAGATCATCGGCGAACCCGAACCCATGAAGTTCGACGCCAAGGGTACGCTCTACCCCATGCTGGGCAGGCTGCACGAGACCGCGCACGCTTGA
- a CDS encoding LarC family nickel insertion protein codes for MHLHLDVIGGIAGDMFAAALTDAFPHLRAGMLDAVRAAGLPAEIGCGFEAHNDGVLSGSRFTVAVPKRMIGDISRAHTLFAEIKSRIHAAPIGAQVKERATDIFRRLAEVEANIHGTTVDEVGFHELGGWDSVADMVGAAYLISELKIQSCTVSKLPLGSGRVKTSHGPLPVPVPAVARLLEGFGFIDDGIPGERITPTGAAILRHLGARQDTRKSGRLSHTGYGFGTKRFPGISNVLRVLVLEETGSGQPDQIARITFEVDDQTPEDLAIGLDRIREVPGVVDVIQLAAFGKKGRMSVQVQVLAQPSYLDAVCEACLKETTTLGVRHEILQRTTLSRSQTTVEAGGNSLRVKLAERPQGTTAKTESDDVRKAAGNRAERDSIRKVASLRALSRGS; via the coding sequence GTGCATCTGCATCTGGACGTGATCGGTGGCATCGCGGGCGATATGTTCGCCGCGGCGCTCACCGATGCGTTTCCCCATCTTCGCGCCGGCATGCTGGACGCTGTGCGAGCCGCGGGCTTACCCGCGGAGATCGGTTGCGGTTTCGAGGCGCACAACGACGGCGTGCTGAGCGGTTCGCGTTTCACGGTGGCGGTCCCGAAGCGCATGATCGGAGATATTTCGCGGGCGCACACGCTCTTCGCCGAAATCAAGTCTCGTATCCATGCCGCGCCCATCGGTGCGCAAGTGAAGGAACGCGCCACCGATATTTTTCGGCGGCTCGCGGAAGTGGAAGCGAATATCCACGGCACCACCGTGGACGAAGTGGGTTTCCACGAGTTAGGCGGATGGGATTCGGTGGCGGACATGGTGGGCGCTGCCTATCTCATCAGCGAGCTGAAAATACAAAGCTGCACGGTGAGCAAACTGCCTCTGGGATCGGGCCGGGTGAAAACGTCCCATGGCCCTTTGCCCGTGCCCGTGCCCGCCGTGGCGCGGCTGCTGGAGGGGTTCGGCTTCATCGACGATGGCATCCCCGGCGAGCGCATCACGCCCACGGGCGCTGCCATCTTGCGCCACCTCGGCGCGCGCCAGGACACGCGCAAGAGCGGACGCCTAAGCCACACGGGTTACGGCTTTGGCACCAAGCGCTTTCCCGGCATCAGCAATGTCTTGCGCGTTCTCGTGCTGGAGGAAACCGGCTCCGGCCAACCGGACCAGATCGCGCGCATCACCTTCGAGGTGGATGATCAAACCCCCGAGGATCTCGCCATCGGCCTGGATCGCATCCGGGAGGTGCCCGGTGTCGTGGACGTCATTCAACTCGCGGCCTTCGGAAAGAAAGGCCGCATGAGCGTGCAGGTGCAAGTCCTGGCTCAACCCTCCTATCTAGATGCGGTGTGCGAGGCCTGTTTGAAGGAAACCACCACGCTGGGCGTGCGCCACGAAATTCTTCAGCGCACCACGCTTTCTCGTAGTCAAACCACCGTGGAGGCCGGGGGTAATAGTTTGCGAGTAAAACTCGCCGAGCGGCCGCAGGGAACGACAGCCAAGACCGAAAGCGACGATGTACGCAAAGCCGCGGGCAATCGCGCCGAACGCGATTCGATTCGGAAAGTGGCCTCCTTGCGCGCGCTCAGCCGGGGCAGCTAA
- a CDS encoding adenine nucleotide alpha hydrolase, translated as MGKVAVAVSGGVDSLTLATFAHRLLGGTVTMYHAVSPAVPPAATQRTRAIAQQEGWQLEVMDAGEFGSEDYLRNPSNRCYFCKTNLYASVTRHTQGQVVSGTNMDDLGDYRPGLSAAKEHSVRHPFVEAGMSKQAVRALARELGMPEIADLPSSPCLSSRVETGIAIDPAILRAIDAVEENLRAALPGLGLPSKNVRCRYRLRGVVIELDEAVLAQLGAAQRASLSEWVSKAFSACAPGAVVLFEPYRLGSAFLHPVKLVR; from the coding sequence ATGGGCAAGGTCGCTGTCGCCGTGAGCGGCGGCGTGGACAGCTTGACGCTCGCCACCTTCGCTCACCGCCTGCTAGGCGGAACCGTCACCATGTATCACGCCGTTTCGCCCGCCGTGCCGCCCGCGGCCACGCAGCGCACGCGCGCCATAGCGCAACAAGAAGGATGGCAACTCGAGGTGATGGATGCTGGCGAATTCGGCAGCGAAGATTATTTACGCAATCCCTCCAACCGCTGCTACTTCTGCAAGACCAATCTTTACGCCAGCGTTACGCGCCATACCCAGGGCCAGGTCGTGTCTGGCACCAACATGGACGACCTGGGCGACTACCGCCCAGGGCTAAGCGCCGCGAAGGAGCACTCGGTACGTCATCCCTTCGTGGAAGCTGGCATGAGCAAGCAGGCTGTGCGAGCCTTGGCGCGCGAGCTGGGCATGCCGGAGATCGCGGACTTGCCATCGTCGCCTTGCCTATCGAGCCGGGTGGAAACCGGCATCGCCATCGATCCCGCCATCTTGCGTGCCATCGATGCCGTGGAAGAAAACTTGCGCGCCGCACTACCTGGCCTGGGCCTTCCTTCCAAGAACGTGCGGTGCCGCTACCGCTTGCGCGGTGTCGTGATCGAATTGGACGAAGCCGTGCTTGCGCAACTTGGCGCGGCACAGCGCGCAAGCTTGAGCGAGTGGGTGAGCAAGGCCTTCTCCGCGTGCGCCCCGGGCGCCGTGGTGCTATTTGAGCCTTACCGCTTGGGTAGCGCGTTCTTGCACCCGGTCAAATTGGTGCGCTGA
- the larB gene encoding nickel pincer cofactor biosynthesis protein LarB, whose product MSAEKDIKLDFGRGERIGLDEAIFCSGKSVVQIGSILDEAVAKRAPLLFTRLSESQHLSLAEKHREALDFDPISRTAILGSPHPGRAGAQVVVLTAGTSDVPVSREAARTLYYYGVPVKEISDVGVAGLWRLLERVEDLKRAPVVIVVAGMDAALPTVVGGLTPSVIIGVPTSVGYGVATGGETALRAMLASCTAGLMVMNIDNGYGAACAALRVLRAIDGRA is encoded by the coding sequence GTGTCCGCCGAAAAAGACATCAAGCTCGATTTTGGCCGCGGCGAGCGCATCGGATTGGACGAAGCCATCTTTTGCTCCGGTAAATCCGTGGTCCAGATCGGCAGCATCCTCGACGAAGCCGTGGCGAAGCGCGCGCCGCTCCTATTCACGAGGCTCAGCGAATCGCAGCACCTGTCCTTGGCGGAAAAACACCGCGAAGCCTTGGACTTCGATCCTATTTCGCGCACCGCCATCCTAGGTTCGCCCCATCCTGGCCGGGCGGGCGCGCAAGTCGTGGTGCTCACCGCTGGCACCTCCGACGTGCCCGTAAGCCGGGAAGCCGCCCGCACCTTGTATTACTACGGCGTCCCGGTTAAGGAAATTTCCGACGTCGGCGTCGCCGGATTATGGCGATTGCTCGAAAGAGTGGAAGACCTGAAGCGCGCGCCCGTGGTGATCGTCGTGGCCGGCATGGACGCAGCACTCCCCACCGTGGTGGGCGGGCTCACGCCTTCCGTCATCATAGGCGTCCCGACGTCCGTGGGGTATGGCGTCGCAACCGGCGGGGAAACCGCGTTACGTGCCATGCTGGCGAGTTGCACGGCGGGTTTGATGGTCATGAACATCGATAACGGTTACGGCGCCGCCTGCGCGGCGCTACGCGTACTACGCGCCATCGACGGGCGCGCTTAA
- a CDS encoding NIPSNAP family protein encodes MAIYELRTYTLQVGKMGEAVKLYTEFGYPALKKGGHDKKLVGYFQADTGTINQLLHFWKFDDDADRRAHWASVFANSDFMEGFAAKFRPLVMTQEVKLLTAAPWGPHP; translated from the coding sequence ATGGCAATTTATGAACTGCGCACCTACACCTTGCAGGTTGGAAAAATGGGCGAGGCAGTCAAGCTATACACCGAGTTCGGCTACCCGGCACTCAAGAAAGGCGGCCACGACAAAAAGCTAGTGGGCTACTTTCAAGCCGACACCGGAACCATTAACCAACTGCTGCATTTCTGGAAATTCGATGACGATGCCGACCGGCGCGCGCACTGGGCCTCGGTATTCGCCAACTCGGATTTCATGGAAGGCTTCGCCGCGAAATTCCGCCCGCTGGTGATGACGCAGGAAGTGAAGCTGCTCACGGCGGCGCCGTGGGGACCGCATCCGTAG